A region of Candidatus Paceibacterota bacterium DNA encodes the following proteins:
- the rplM gene encoding 50S ribosomal protein L13: MEHTIDAQGKNLGRVASEAAHLLMGKDTTSFQKNVVADVTVKIANADKLAISPEKASKKVYTHYTGHPGGLRKRTLEEVVEKKGVGEVLRMAVYGMLPGNRLRAKRMKNLIIEE, from the coding sequence ATGGAACACACTATCGACGCACAAGGAAAGAATCTCGGACGTGTAGCAAGCGAAGCGGCACACCTTCTCATGGGCAAGGATACAACCTCGTTCCAGAAGAATGTCGTTGCAGACGTGACGGTTAAGATTGCGAACGCTGACAAGCTTGCGATTTCACCGGAGAAGGCGTCAAAGAAAGTCTACACACACTACACCGGACACCCGGGCGGCCTTCGCAAGCGCACACTTGAAGAAGTTGTCGAGAAGAAGGGTGTGGGAGAGGTGCTCCGCATGGCGGTTTATGGTATGCTTCCGGGGAATCGGTTGCGCGCCAAGCGAATGAAAAACCTGATCATCGAAGAATAG
- the aspS gene encoding aspartate--tRNA(Asn) ligase, which yields MERIERTLIGDLREHIDEEVTISGWVDTARDQGKMAFFDFRDRTSMVQGVVFGKPEVLEVAKTLRPEWVVSVSGKVNKRPEKMINEKVMNGDIELEITGIEVLSAAHELPFDMDAELNLDTYLDNMPLTLRTGRSRAIFKVQAEIVRAYRTALTELGFTEFQAPKLVGDDAEGGGNVFKVDYFYDKDAYLATSPQLYKQIMVGVFERVFATGNVFRAEKHSTTRHLNEYTSLDAEMGFVKDHTDVMTTLSEVVRRVLKHLEETCEAEFKVIGATFPQMPEVIPVMKLREAQEIINKETGEDCTKEPDLEPAHERWLSEYALKEHGSDFIFITHYPVSKRPFYTYEDEEDQGFTKSFDLLFRGVELSTGGQRVDDHDQLVEKIKDKGLNPESFSYYLQAFKYGLPPHGGWGMGLERLTEKMLGLDNVKEATLFPREINRIDTLLSE from the coding sequence ATGGAAAGAATAGAAAGAACATTGATCGGCGACCTGCGAGAGCACATCGACGAAGAGGTAACCATCTCTGGGTGGGTCGACACCGCACGCGACCAGGGCAAGATGGCATTTTTTGATTTCCGTGACCGCACAAGTATGGTACAAGGTGTCGTCTTTGGTAAGCCTGAGGTGCTCGAGGTCGCGAAGACACTCCGCCCCGAGTGGGTGGTCTCGGTCTCCGGCAAGGTGAACAAACGCCCCGAGAAGATGATCAATGAGAAGGTTATGAACGGCGATATTGAGCTTGAGATTACCGGTATTGAGGTCTTGAGTGCGGCACACGAGCTTCCGTTTGATATGGATGCCGAGCTCAACCTCGACACCTACCTCGACAATATGCCGCTCACGCTCCGCACCGGGCGTAGCCGCGCAATATTCAAAGTACAAGCAGAGATCGTCCGTGCGTATCGCACAGCACTCACTGAGCTCGGCTTCACTGAGTTTCAAGCACCAAAGCTTGTCGGCGACGATGCTGAAGGGGGCGGCAACGTCTTTAAGGTGGACTATTTCTATGATAAGGACGCGTACCTCGCGACCTCGCCACAGCTCTACAAGCAGATCATGGTCGGCGTCTTTGAGCGCGTCTTTGCAACCGGCAACGTCTTCCGCGCAGAAAAACACAGCACAACCCGTCACCTCAACGAGTACACGTCGCTCGATGCCGAGATGGGCTTTGTGAAAGACCACACCGACGTAATGACCACGCTCAGCGAAGTCGTCCGTCGTGTCTTGAAGCACCTTGAGGAGACGTGCGAAGCGGAGTTTAAAGTCATTGGTGCAACCTTCCCTCAGATGCCTGAAGTAATCCCGGTGATGAAGCTTCGCGAGGCGCAAGAGATTATCAACAAAGAGACGGGTGAAGACTGCACAAAGGAGCCGGACCTCGAGCCCGCGCACGAGCGATGGCTCTCAGAGTACGCGCTCAAAGAGCACGGCTCAGACTTTATTTTCATTACCCACTATCCGGTCTCAAAGCGCCCGTTCTACACCTACGAAGACGAAGAAGACCAAGGATTCACCAAGAGCTTCGACCTGCTTTTCCGCGGTGTCGAGCTCTCAACCGGTGGACAGCGCGTAGACGACCATGACCAGCTCGTAGAGAAGATCAAAGATAAGGGGCTCAACCCGGAGAGCTTCTCATACTACCTCCAGGCATTCAAGTACGGCCTACCACCACACGGCGGATGGGGGATGGGGCTTGAGCGTCTCACCGAGAAGATGCTCGGACTCGATAACGTAAAAGAAGCGACACTCTTCCCGCGAGAGATAAACCGCATCGACACACTCCTTTCAGAATAA
- the rpsI gene encoding 30S ribosomal protein S9, producing MKHKEEYIETIGRRKTATARVRISKTKDSSIVVNEKDLATHFPTTELQKVAESALTHAPEGENFKVTAKIVGGGIHAQAEALRHGVARALTKYNEELRKGLKQAGFLKRDPRMKERKKFGLKKARKSPQWSKR from the coding sequence ATGAAACATAAAGAAGAATATATCGAGACTATCGGACGCCGAAAAACGGCAACCGCACGCGTGCGTATTTCTAAGACAAAAGATTCATCGATTGTGGTAAACGAGAAAGATCTTGCAACACATTTTCCTACAACAGAACTCCAGAAAGTTGCTGAGTCGGCTCTCACACATGCTCCTGAAGGAGAAAATTTCAAAGTAACCGCGAAGATAGTAGGTGGTGGCATCCACGCACAGGCGGAAGCCCTCCGACACGGCGTTGCTCGCGCACTCACTAAGTACAATGAAGAGCTCCGTAAGGGACTCAAACAGGCAGGGTTCCTCAAGCGAGATCCACGAATGAAGGAGCGTAAGAAGTTCGGACTTAAGAAAGCGCGCAAGTCTCCACAGTGGAGCAAGCGATAG
- the rpsM gene encoding 30S ribosomal protein S13, translated as MRIAGITIPDNKRLEIGLTAVYGVGRPRALEILDELKVDFGKKPGDLKPEEESAIREKIESFLIEGELRRSISGNIKRLKDINSYRGSRHAKSLPARGQRTKTNSRTVRGNKRKTMGSGRRTVEKK; from the coding sequence ATGCGAATCGCCGGAATCACCATCCCAGACAATAAGCGACTTGAGATCGGACTCACTGCCGTATACGGCGTTGGTCGTCCGCGTGCACTTGAGATCTTGGACGAGCTTAAAGTCGATTTCGGCAAGAAGCCGGGTGACCTCAAACCCGAGGAAGAGAGTGCAATTCGCGAGAAGATTGAATCATTCCTTATTGAAGGAGAACTTCGTCGAAGCATCTCAGGAAACATTAAGCGTCTTAAAGATATCAATTCGTATCGAGGAAGCCGGCACGCAAAGAGTCTTCCGGCTCGCGGACAGCGGACCAAGACAAACTCACGAACAGTGCGCGGTAACAAACGAAAGACTATGGGATCCGGTCGTCGTACTGTAGAAAAGAAATAA
- the trpS gene encoding tryptophan--tRNA ligase, with amino-acid sequence MTGKKRLLTGLQPSGTLHIGNYFGALKPFVDLYGEYESTLMIADLHALTSIKDPEALRTNILNVIKDYIAAGVDPEQVTIFKQSDVPEHTELGWVFNCLVTVPFLMQAHAYKDKVAKGLEANAGLFTYPMLMAADILLYDTDVVPVGEDQRQHVEYAREAAGKFNSTFGELFSTPKEMILKGVGVVPGTDGQKMSKSYGNTIPLFATKDEIAKAVMSIVTDSSGDRPENVYAIHRLFKSEEELAPLYKENTGNYKALKEALIEDIEAHIAPMREKRDAITDGEVKAILEKGAERARVRAQEKLAAVRASIGVAL; translated from the coding sequence ATGACGGGTAAAAAGCGACTTCTTACGGGATTACAACCCTCAGGCACACTCCACATCGGGAACTACTTTGGTGCGCTGAAGCCTTTTGTCGACCTCTACGGCGAGTACGAGAGTACACTCATGATCGCTGACCTCCACGCACTCACCTCTATCAAAGACCCGGAAGCGCTCCGCACGAATATCCTTAACGTTATCAAAGACTACATTGCCGCCGGCGTTGACCCGGAGCAAGTGACTATCTTTAAGCAGTCTGACGTGCCGGAGCACACCGAGCTTGGTTGGGTCTTTAACTGTTTGGTAACCGTGCCGTTCCTTATGCAAGCGCACGCGTACAAAGACAAAGTTGCGAAGGGGCTTGAGGCAAACGCGGGGCTCTTCACGTACCCTATGCTCATGGCGGCAGACATCTTGCTCTACGACACCGACGTGGTGCCGGTGGGCGAAGACCAGCGTCAGCACGTCGAGTACGCGCGCGAAGCAGCAGGGAAGTTCAACAGCACCTTTGGCGAGCTCTTCTCAACACCAAAGGAGATGATCCTCAAAGGGGTCGGCGTGGTGCCCGGCACTGACGGGCAGAAGATGAGCAAGAGCTACGGCAACACTATTCCACTGTTTGCTACCAAAGACGAGATCGCAAAAGCGGTGATGAGTATTGTCACTGACTCATCGGGTGATCGCCCGGAGAATGTGTACGCGATCCATAGACTCTTTAAGAGCGAAGAAGAACTCGCGCCGCTCTACAAGGAGAACACGGGCAACTACAAAGCACTCAAGGAGGCACTCATCGAAGATATCGAGGCACACATTGCACCAATGCGTGAGAAGCGTGATGCGATTACTGACGGTGAGGTGAAGGCAATCCTTGAGAAAGGTGCTGAGAGAGCACGTGTTCGCGCGCAAGAGAAGCTGGCGGCAGTGCGAGCGAGCATTGGTGTAGCACTGTAA
- the rpsD gene encoding 30S ribosomal protein S4, translating into MKIGPKYKIAKRLGASVFEKCQTQKFALSESRRAKRRGKRPKQISDYGKQLLEKQKVRFTYGVTEKQLSRYVKTGTQGAHEPANKIYQALESRLDNVVYRLGLVPTRRFARQIVSHGHITVNGKRMTVPSYTVSVGDVVTVRVNSKEKGLFTDLEERLKNYTAPKWLSFDEKKLEGTVVALPEFSGADASIDMGLVLEFYSR; encoded by the coding sequence ATGAAGATCGGACCAAAATACAAAATAGCAAAACGACTCGGCGCAAGTGTTTTTGAGAAATGTCAGACACAGAAATTTGCGTTGTCTGAGTCGCGTCGCGCGAAGCGTCGTGGAAAACGACCCAAGCAGATTTCTGATTACGGGAAGCAGCTTCTTGAGAAGCAGAAGGTGCGCTTTACATACGGGGTTACTGAAAAACAGCTCTCTCGATATGTGAAGACGGGGACTCAAGGCGCCCACGAACCGGCAAACAAGATCTACCAAGCGCTTGAATCGCGTCTTGATAACGTTGTCTATCGACTCGGTTTGGTCCCAACACGTCGTTTTGCGCGACAGATTGTCTCTCACGGACACATCACTGTAAACGGGAAACGGATGACCGTACCGTCATACACGGTGAGTGTCGGGGACGTGGTTACTGTTCGTGTAAACAGTAAAGAGAAGGGTCTCTTTACCGACCTCGAAGAGCGGTTAAAGAACTACACTGCGCCAAAGTGGCTTTCTTTTGACGAAAAGAAGCTTGAAGGCACAGTTGTCGCACTTCCTGAATTTTCTGGAGCGGATGCATCTATTGATATGGGACTGGTTCTGGAGTTTTATAGCCGATAG
- the rpsK gene encoding 30S ribosomal protein S11, with amino-acid sequence MGKKRIIKKAGGEASAGLKSRSLSRIPKKKLDSGILHVQATFNNTKLLLTDKNGNAVMSSSSGGLGFKGAKKGTPFAAAKVGELLGEKAQMIGLKEVNVVVKGAGSGRESSLRAFSAKGIDITSIKDVTPLPHNGPRPKKPRRV; translated from the coding sequence ATGGGAAAGAAACGCATTATCAAAAAGGCAGGTGGGGAAGCGAGCGCGGGACTCAAGTCGCGATCTCTTTCTCGTATTCCGAAGAAGAAGCTTGATTCGGGGATCCTTCACGTGCAGGCAACCTTTAATAACACCAAGCTTCTTCTCACCGACAAGAACGGCAACGCGGTCATGTCGTCTTCAAGTGGCGGACTTGGGTTCAAGGGCGCCAAAAAAGGCACACCTTTTGCCGCGGCAAAGGTGGGTGAACTTCTTGGAGAAAAGGCACAGATGATCGGCCTTAAAGAGGTTAACGTTGTTGTTAAAGGAGCTGGATCCGGGCGCGAGTCATCGCTCCGTGCGTTCTCAGCAAAAGGGATCGATATAACCAGCATTAAAGACGTGACTCCGTTGCCACATAACGGACCGCGACCTAAGAAACCACGTAGGGTATAG
- the dnaK gene encoding molecular chaperone DnaK, giving the protein MGKILGIDLGTTNSAMAYVTGGEPTIVENAEGTRTTPSVVAVSKTNERLVGTLARRQAVTNPQNTIYGIKRFIGHRFEDTAVQKDKETVPYNIKKGGDNGVLVELNGKDYRPEEVSAMILQKMKQDAEAKLGEKITEAIITVPAYFDDSQRKATKDAGKIAGLEVKRIINEPTAAALAYGFNKKKDEQIVVFDFGGGTFDVSVLEVGDEVIEVKSTDGDSHMGGRDIDQAIIKWIVDEFKKESGIDISKDPLALQRLDEAAEKAKLELSTATESEINIPFITSDATGPRHLLLKLTRATLEELAKEYINRSIEITKRAIEASPFEIKDIDEVILVGGQTRMPKIVERVKELFGKEPNKSINPDEVVALGAAIQGGIMQGDVKDVLLLDVIPLSLGIETLGGVGTKLIERNTTIPTSKSQTFSTAADNQTSVEVHIVQGERSMAADNKSLGRFILEGIPPAPRGTPQVEVTFDIDANGILNVTAKDNASGKEQSIRIEAQSGLSDEEVEKMKQDAEAHADEDKKKKELVDVRNTSEQLIYTAESSVKEHGDKVGEDVKKEIEEKVAALKEVKDKDDLDALKAASEALSTSLAKIGEAMQQQAQSETPPQDAEQKGESTGEEKPGEEPNNDSSEENK; this is encoded by the coding sequence ATGGGAAAAATTTTAGGTATAGACTTAGGAACAACCAACTCCGCAATGGCGTACGTTACCGGCGGAGAACCAACTATTGTTGAGAATGCCGAAGGAACACGCACCACGCCGTCAGTCGTTGCTGTTTCTAAGACGAACGAACGGCTTGTGGGCACACTCGCACGACGTCAGGCAGTCACGAACCCACAGAACACTATTTACGGTATTAAGCGATTCATTGGGCACCGTTTTGAAGATACTGCAGTACAGAAAGACAAAGAGACGGTTCCATACAACATCAAGAAGGGTGGCGACAATGGTGTGCTTGTTGAGCTTAATGGCAAAGACTACCGCCCAGAAGAGGTGTCAGCAATGATCCTCCAGAAGATGAAGCAGGACGCAGAAGCAAAGCTTGGTGAGAAGATCACTGAAGCGATTATCACCGTTCCTGCATACTTCGACGATTCACAGCGCAAAGCAACAAAAGACGCCGGGAAGATTGCCGGACTTGAGGTGAAGCGCATCATCAACGAACCAACAGCGGCCGCGCTCGCATACGGATTTAATAAAAAGAAAGACGAGCAGATTGTAGTCTTCGACTTTGGTGGTGGAACCTTCGACGTCTCGGTTCTTGAGGTTGGTGATGAAGTTATTGAGGTAAAATCAACCGATGGTGACTCCCACATGGGCGGTCGCGACATCGACCAGGCGATTATTAAGTGGATTGTTGATGAGTTCAAGAAGGAAAGCGGTATCGACATCAGCAAAGACCCGCTCGCGCTCCAGCGACTTGATGAGGCAGCTGAGAAAGCGAAACTCGAACTCTCAACCGCAACTGAGTCAGAGATCAACATCCCGTTCATCACCTCAGATGCGACTGGTCCAAGACACCTCTTGCTCAAACTTACCCGCGCAACACTCGAAGAGCTCGCAAAAGAATACATCAATCGCTCAATTGAGATCACCAAGCGCGCGATCGAAGCGTCACCGTTTGAGATCAAAGATATCGACGAGGTGATCCTCGTTGGCGGGCAGACTCGTATGCCGAAGATTGTCGAGCGCGTAAAGGAACTCTTCGGTAAAGAGCCGAACAAGTCGATCAACCCGGACGAGGTGGTTGCGCTCGGTGCAGCAATTCAGGGCGGTATCATGCAAGGAGACGTAAAGGACGTACTTCTTCTTGATGTGATCCCGCTCTCGCTCGGTATCGAGACTCTCGGCGGTGTCGGAACCAAGCTTATCGAACGCAACACGACCATTCCGACCTCAAAATCGCAAACATTCTCAACCGCAGCCGACAACCAGACCTCAGTTGAGGTGCACATTGTTCAGGGGGAGCGTTCGATGGCAGCTGACAACAAATCGCTCGGGCGATTCATTCTTGAGGGTATTCCACCGGCACCACGTGGCACACCACAGGTTGAGGTAACTTTTGACATCGACGCAAACGGCATCCTCAACGTGACCGCAAAAGACAACGCGTCAGGAAAGGAGCAGTCGATCCGCATAGAAGCACAATCAGGACTCTCAGATGAAGAAGTTGAGAAGATGAAGCAGGATGCTGAGGCGCACGCAGACGAAGACAAGAAAAAGAAAGAGCTTGTTGATGTCCGCAACACGTCTGAGCAACTCATTTACACCGCAGAGAGCTCGGTTAAAGAGCACGGTGACAAGGTTGGTGAAGATGTAAAGAAAGAGATCGAGGAGAAGGTCGCGGCGCTTAAAGAGGTGAAAGACAAAGACGATCTCGACGCACTCAAAGCGGCATCTGAAGCACTCAGCACATCGCTCGCAAAAATCGGCGAAGCAATGCAACAGCAAGCACAATCTGAGACCCCTCCACAAGACGCAGAGCAGAAAGGAGAAAGCACCGGAGAAGAGAAACCGGGCGAAGAGCCAAACAACGACTCATCAGAAGAAAACAAATAA
- a CDS encoding nucleotide exchange factor GrpE yields MPKKKIEKIDTDTQDIESVDDVVLEEEGLGVLDKLKKVQKKLKECEKERAEYLDGWQRARADLVNREKEAVVVRTELTSRAQEEVFEQLFPILDSFDMAFANKDVWESVDKNWRVGVEHIYSQALQVLKDAGISVIDNAGEVNDPAIHEAVKTQEVAEEKDDGRVLAVLQKGYRKGERVLRPAKVIIGKNK; encoded by the coding sequence ATGCCAAAGAAGAAGATAGAAAAAATCGATACAGATACACAAGACATTGAATCAGTCGATGATGTTGTTCTTGAAGAAGAAGGTCTTGGGGTTCTTGATAAACTCAAGAAAGTGCAAAAGAAGCTCAAAGAATGCGAAAAGGAGCGCGCTGAGTACCTCGATGGGTGGCAACGTGCTCGAGCAGACCTGGTAAACCGGGAGAAAGAGGCAGTAGTGGTGCGTACAGAATTAACTTCACGCGCACAAGAGGAAGTGTTTGAGCAGTTGTTTCCAATCCTCGATAGTTTTGACATGGCGTTCGCCAACAAGGATGTTTGGGAGTCAGTTGACAAGAACTGGCGTGTCGGTGTTGAGCACATCTACTCACAGGCACTTCAGGTCTTGAAAGATGCGGGAATTTCAGTTATTGATAATGCCGGGGAAGTAAACGACCCCGCCATACACGAAGCAGTCAAAACACAGGAAGTGGCAGAAGAAAAAGACGACGGGCGCGTACTCGCTGTCCTTCAGAAAGGGTACCGGAAGGGCGAGCGCGTATTGCGTCCCGCAAAGGTTATTATTGGAAAAAATAAATAA
- a CDS encoding DnaJ domain-containing protein, whose translation MSNDYYKVLGVAKNASKEEIKKAFRKLAHKYHPDKKTGDEKKFKEASEAYSVLSDDKKRAEYDAYGRVFSGAGGGQQGTAGGGFGGFDFSGFQQGGFQGGVDLGDIFGDIFGGGFGGARRARGRDISIDLELSFKDAVFGVERRVLITKTSGCDTCGGSGAEKDSGSVTCSACNGKGRVHENKQSPFGTFTSVRSCQECFGTGKVPKEKCKTCKSERVVRKQEEIVVRVPAGINNGEMIRLSGGGEAVPGGDAGDLYVKIHVHPDPNFHKEGNNLITTLNVKLSDALTGSEYSLKALDGDVVKVKVPQGVGFGEVIRVKGKGVPSGFSHGDLLVKINIDMPKKLGRKAKEAVDILRKEGI comes from the coding sequence ATGAGTAACGACTACTACAAGGTACTTGGTGTCGCAAAGAACGCGAGTAAAGAGGAGATCAAGAAAGCGTTCCGCAAACTCGCTCACAAGTACCACCCGGACAAAAAGACGGGTGACGAGAAGAAGTTCAAAGAAGCAAGTGAGGCGTATAGCGTCCTCTCTGACGATAAAAAGCGCGCCGAGTACGATGCGTACGGCCGCGTATTCTCCGGCGCCGGCGGAGGACAACAAGGCACAGCAGGAGGCGGCTTTGGTGGTTTTGACTTCTCCGGATTTCAGCAAGGCGGCTTCCAGGGCGGTGTTGACCTTGGCGACATCTTCGGTGATATCTTTGGCGGCGGATTCGGCGGTGCTCGCCGAGCACGCGGACGTGATATCTCAATCGATCTTGAACTCTCATTTAAAGACGCTGTCTTTGGTGTAGAGCGACGAGTCCTTATCACCAAGACATCAGGTTGCGACACTTGTGGTGGATCAGGAGCCGAGAAAGACTCTGGTTCAGTGACCTGCTCAGCCTGCAATGGCAAAGGGCGTGTGCATGAGAACAAACAGTCGCCATTTGGCACGTTCACGAGCGTGCGATCTTGTCAGGAGTGTTTTGGCACCGGAAAGGTACCAAAAGAGAAGTGTAAGACCTGCAAGAGTGAGCGTGTCGTGCGTAAACAAGAGGAGATTGTGGTGCGCGTGCCGGCTGGCATCAACAACGGCGAGATGATCCGCCTTTCCGGTGGTGGCGAAGCGGTGCCCGGCGGCGACGCCGGAGATCTCTACGTGAAGATTCACGTGCACCCGGATCCAAACTTCCATAAAGAAGGCAACAACCTCATCACCACGCTCAATGTGAAGCTCTCTGATGCACTCACCGGCAGCGAATACTCTTTGAAGGCACTCGACGGAGATGTGGTAAAGGTAAAAGTGCCACAAGGGGTGGGTTTTGGCGAAGTAATTCGCGTAAAAGGGAAGGGGGTACCGTCAGGATTCTCACACGGCGATCTTCTGGTGAAGATCAATATCGATATGCCGAAGAAATTAGGCAGAAAAGCAAAAGAAGCGGTTGATATTCTACGGAAAGAGGGCATATAA
- a CDS encoding DNA-directed RNA polymerase subunit alpha, whose translation MSEYNVALPSKPRIVSEKEFGGVYEIDGLYPGYGHTLGNSLRRIILSSLPGAAITSVKIEGVDHEFSTIEGVQEDVITILLNLKRVRIQMLSDEPQQMTVKVKGPKSITAADIEAPGQVEILNPEQPIAEVTGKGVDFSIEMTVERGLGYVAKEALKKERVEVGEISLDAIFTPIRRVNYEVENMRVGDRTDFNRLRIFIETDGTITAKEGLEKAIEIMINQLRSIVGFKEEELALPEEEAMEEESKEEKKEVDSEFLKTRVDDLDLSARTANALDGANIRTVGGLARKREEDILSIEGIGQKGLQEIKRALSNFGVTLK comes from the coding sequence ATGTCAGAGTACAACGTCGCACTTCCATCTAAACCACGCATCGTATCCGAAAAGGAGTTCGGGGGTGTCTATGAGATTGATGGTCTTTATCCGGGATACGGGCACACGCTCGGCAACTCACTTCGCCGTATCATCCTTTCATCGCTTCCGGGAGCAGCTATCACTTCAGTGAAGATTGAGGGGGTTGATCACGAGTTTTCAACCATTGAAGGAGTTCAGGAGGATGTGATCACCATCTTGCTCAACCTTAAGCGTGTGCGCATTCAAATGCTCTCAGATGAGCCACAACAGATGACCGTCAAAGTGAAGGGTCCAAAATCAATCACCGCGGCAGACATCGAGGCGCCGGGGCAAGTTGAGATCCTCAACCCAGAGCAGCCGATTGCTGAAGTTACCGGAAAAGGCGTTGACTTCTCAATTGAGATGACCGTAGAGCGTGGACTCGGTTATGTCGCAAAAGAAGCACTCAAGAAGGAGCGTGTCGAGGTTGGAGAAATCTCACTTGATGCGATCTTCACACCGATTCGCCGCGTGAACTACGAGGTAGAAAACATGCGCGTGGGAGACCGAACCGACTTTAACCGACTCCGTATTTTTATTGAGACTGACGGAACCATCACCGCAAAAGAGGGTCTCGAGAAGGCGATCGAGATCATGATTAACCAGCTACGCTCGATTGTTGGGTTCAAAGAAGAGGAACTTGCTCTCCCTGAAGAGGAAGCAATGGAAGAAGAGTCAAAAGAAGAAAAGAAAGAGGTTGATTCTGAGTTCCTCAAGACTCGCGTTGACGACCTCGACCTCTCAGCACGAACCGCAAACGCACTTGATGGTGCAAATATCCGCACAGTCGGTGGGCTTGCGCGAAAGCGAGAAGAAGATATCCTCTCAATCGAGGGTATCGGACAAAAAGGTCTCCAGGAGATCAAGCGGGCGCTTAGCAACTTTGGCGTCACCCTTAAGTAA
- the rplQ gene encoding 50S ribosomal protein L17: MKHTAHGRKFGRVRKVRVALIRSLARALILHGKIETTEAKAKEVQRFVEKLITLNKKGALASYRLTIARLGCDDRVAKKLKEEIAPKYAERAGGYTRITKLHTQSTHDARKMAVIEFV, encoded by the coding sequence ATGAAGCATACAGCACACGGAAGAAAATTTGGACGCGTTCGAAAGGTACGAGTAGCACTCATCCGCTCACTTGCTCGTGCGCTTATTCTTCATGGGAAGATCGAAACAACCGAAGCGAAAGCTAAGGAGGTTCAGCGTTTTGTTGAGAAATTGATAACTCTCAACAAGAAGGGGGCTCTCGCTTCATATCGATTGACGATTGCTCGTTTAGGGTGCGACGATCGCGTCGCAAAGAAGTTGAAGGAAGAGATTGCACCGAAGTACGCGGAGCGAGCAGGCGGGTACACTCGCATCACCAAACTTCATACGCAGTCAACGCATGATGCGCGTAAAATGGCAGTAATTGAATTTGTATAG